The following proteins are encoded in a genomic region of Aquifex aeolicus VF5:
- a CDS encoding heat shock protein transcriptional repressor HspR, with protein MKKRKAYYTIGVVAKMYNIHPQTLRLYEREGLLKPSRSEGNTRLYTDEDLERLEFILFLTRELGVNLAGVDIILNLKEQMEQMQKQIDQLMEFIQNELSKLQGEAYQRAIVKVPKTKVMKFEEVIVSRQKKSDEEE; from the coding sequence ATGAAGAAGAGAAAGGCTTACTACACAATAGGTGTAGTCGCTAAGATGTACAATATACACCCCCAAACTTTGAGACTTTACGAGAGGGAGGGACTCTTAAAACCCTCCAGAAGCGAAGGAAACACAAGACTCTACACGGACGAGGACCTAGAAAGACTCGAGTTTATCCTGTTCCTCACAAGAGAACTCGGTGTAAACCTCGCGGGAGTTGACATAATCCTTAACCTGAAAGAGCAGATGGAACAAATGCAAAAGCAGATAGACCAGCTCATGGAGTTCATCCAAAACGAACTCTCAAAACTCCAGGGAGAAGCCTACCAGAGGGCCATCGTTAAAGTTCCCAAAACCAAGGTGATGAAGTTTGAAGAAGTGATAGTATCGAGACAAAAAAAGAGCGATGAAGAAGAGTAA
- the dnaJ gene encoding molecular chaperone DnaJ → MASSTKKDYYEILGVPRNASQEEIKKAYRRLVRKYHPDICKKPECEEKFKEINEAYQVLSDPEKRKLYDMYGHAAFEGAGAQQRVETTEIPPIEEILREFFDFDIGSIFERATGRRRARRRRSVKGEDIVVPVEITLEEAFKGTTVPIEVEREVPCSACGGTGYDESKSRTCPTCGGRGETVQGNWFFQVRQTCPTCGGEGVIYENCHACTGRGYGLVKETIKVKIPPGVRDGSKLVVEGKGHAGRYGGPPGDLYIIVKVKPHKIFERKGDDLYVDVNITYPEAVLGTEVEVPTLDGEKVKVKIPPGTKEGELIKVPGKGMPRLKGSGRGDLYVRVHIDVPKIGVLSKLLGDGKKVEELLKQLQEVLPKPERIVER, encoded by the coding sequence ATGGCTTCATCTACTAAAAAGGATTACTACGAAATTCTTGGAGTACCGAGAAACGCTTCGCAGGAAGAAATAAAGAAGGCTTACAGGAGGCTTGTCAGGAAGTATCACCCGGATATATGCAAGAAACCCGAGTGTGAGGAAAAGTTCAAGGAGATAAACGAGGCTTACCAAGTACTCTCCGATCCCGAAAAGAGAAAACTCTACGACATGTACGGACACGCAGCCTTTGAAGGTGCAGGAGCACAGCAGAGGGTAGAAACCACTGAAATACCGCCAATAGAGGAAATACTCAGGGAATTCTTTGACTTTGATATAGGAAGTATATTTGAAAGGGCTACGGGAAGAAGGAGGGCAAGGAGAAGGAGGAGCGTAAAAGGGGAAGACATAGTTGTCCCCGTTGAGATTACGTTAGAAGAAGCCTTTAAGGGAACTACAGTTCCCATAGAGGTTGAAAGGGAAGTCCCCTGTTCCGCTTGCGGCGGGACGGGATACGACGAGTCAAAGTCAAGAACGTGCCCCACATGCGGTGGTAGAGGAGAAACCGTTCAAGGAAACTGGTTCTTCCAGGTAAGACAAACCTGTCCCACATGCGGTGGAGAAGGAGTGATTTACGAAAACTGCCACGCCTGCACGGGCAGGGGATACGGACTCGTTAAGGAAACGATAAAGGTAAAGATACCGCCGGGAGTGAGGGATGGTTCAAAACTCGTAGTGGAAGGAAAGGGACACGCGGGAAGATACGGAGGACCTCCCGGGGACCTCTACATCATAGTAAAGGTAAAACCCCACAAGATTTTTGAAAGAAAGGGAGACGACCTGTACGTTGACGTAAACATAACCTACCCCGAGGCTGTTCTCGGAACAGAAGTGGAAGTTCCCACTTTAGACGGTGAAAAGGTAAAGGTAAAGATACCACCCGGAACTAAAGAGGGAGAACTCATAAAGGTTCCTGGAAAAGGTATGCCCAGACTGAAAGGTTCGGGCAGGGGAGACCTTTACGTCAGGGTTCACATAGACGTTCCCAAGATTGGTGTTCTTAGTAAGCTTCTTGGGGACGGTAAAAAGGTGGAAGAGCTCTTAAAACAACTTCAGGAAGTTCTTCCAAAGCCTGAAAGAATTGTAGAGAGGTGA
- the truB gene encoding tRNA pseudouridine(55) synthase TruB, which produces MDGALLIDKPKGITSTEVVERVKEKLKARKAGHTGTLDPIATGLLIILINKATRFSQFFIGMPKTYRFTVKFGAETDTYDAQGKVVETYEGELNCDKLKEVLNEFRGEILQTPPPFSAKKIKGRRAYELARKGKKVELKPVKITVYSLELLSCNPREKEAEFLAEISSGGYVRSLAYDIGKKLGIGGYMKELRRLKIDEISVEEAVSLEEFLSSENPEEYVLPVDTLFRVIPEVRLNTFEAGKILQGKRILIKNYDYEGLVKIYEDSKFIGIGELKGGVLSPKRLLV; this is translated from the coding sequence ATGGACGGAGCACTTCTGATAGACAAGCCAAAGGGAATAACCTCCACGGAAGTAGTGGAAAGGGTAAAGGAAAAACTGAAGGCAAGAAAGGCGGGGCACACGGGAACCCTCGATCCTATTGCCACGGGACTCCTCATAATCCTCATAAACAAGGCTACGAGGTTTTCGCAGTTCTTTATAGGGATGCCTAAAACTTACAGGTTTACGGTTAAGTTCGGTGCAGAGACGGACACCTACGACGCTCAGGGGAAAGTCGTAGAAACTTACGAAGGAGAACTCAATTGCGATAAGTTAAAAGAAGTTCTGAACGAGTTCAGGGGCGAAATACTCCAGACACCTCCGCCCTTCTCCGCAAAAAAGATAAAAGGTAGGAGGGCTTATGAACTCGCGAGAAAGGGCAAAAAGGTAGAACTAAAGCCCGTGAAGATAACCGTCTACTCCTTGGAACTCCTTTCCTGCAATCCCCGAGAAAAGGAGGCGGAATTCTTGGCCGAAATATCTTCCGGGGGTTACGTGAGGAGTCTCGCCTACGATATAGGAAAGAAGCTCGGGATAGGGGGCTACATGAAGGAACTCAGAAGGTTGAAGATAGACGAAATAAGCGTTGAGGAAGCGGTAAGTCTGGAAGAGTTTCTCTCTTCGGAAAATCCGGAGGAGTACGTCCTGCCCGTGGATACACTCTTCAGGGTAATCCCCGAAGTTAGGCTAAACACCTTTGAAGCCGGAAAAATACTCCAGGGAAAGAGGATTTTAATAAAGAATTACGATTACGAGGGCCTTGTTAAGATATATGAAGACTCTAAATTTATAGGTATCGGAGAGTTAAAGGGAGGTGTTCTTTCCCCTAAACGTTTATTAGTTTAG
- the trpB gene encoding tryptophan synthase subunit beta: MYNYPDERGYFGPFGGKFVPETLMYALEELEEKYRELKSDPEFQKELDYYLREYAGRPTPLYFAEKLTKYVGGAKIYLKREDLLHTGAHKINNTIGQCLLTKRMGKKRVIAETGAGQHGVATATASALFGLECVVYMGEEDAERQALNVFRMKLLGAKVEIVKSGSRTLKDAINEALRDWVTNVESTHYVIGSVVGPHPFPMIVRDFQSVIGRETKEQILQKEGRLPDAIVACVGGGSNAMGIFYPFVEDKGVQLIGVEAGGYGLETGQHAASICGGSVGILHGMKSYFLQDEEGQIQPTHSISAGLDYPGVGPEHALFHEIKRAKYTTATDEEALEGFKLLARTEGIIPALESAHAVIKAVEVARELGKDGIVVINLSGRGDKDMAHVMKHLSLEG, encoded by the coding sequence ATGTACAACTATCCAGACGAGAGAGGTTATTTCGGGCCCTTCGGGGGAAAATTCGTCCCCGAAACCTTGATGTACGCCCTGGAAGAACTTGAAGAAAAATACAGGGAATTGAAGAGCGACCCTGAATTCCAGAAAGAACTCGATTACTACCTGAGGGAGTACGCCGGAAGACCCACTCCCCTTTACTTTGCGGAGAAACTAACGAAGTACGTGGGCGGTGCGAAGATATATCTGAAGAGGGAGGATCTTCTCCATACCGGTGCCCATAAGATAAACAACACCATAGGTCAATGTCTTTTGACCAAGAGAATGGGAAAGAAAAGGGTTATAGCGGAAACGGGGGCGGGACAGCACGGGGTCGCAACCGCAACCGCCTCAGCACTTTTCGGCTTGGAGTGCGTCGTTTACATGGGTGAAGAAGACGCGGAAAGGCAGGCTCTTAACGTTTTCAGGATGAAACTCCTCGGAGCAAAAGTGGAAATAGTAAAGAGCGGAAGCAGGACCCTAAAGGATGCCATAAACGAAGCACTGAGAGACTGGGTGACAAACGTTGAAAGTACCCACTACGTGATAGGTTCTGTGGTTGGTCCTCATCCTTTTCCCATGATAGTGAGGGATTTTCAGAGTGTAATTGGAAGGGAGACTAAGGAGCAGATACTGCAGAAGGAAGGAAGGCTTCCCGACGCTATAGTCGCGTGCGTGGGAGGCGGTTCAAACGCTATGGGGATATTCTACCCCTTCGTTGAAGACAAAGGAGTTCAGCTAATAGGCGTGGAAGCGGGAGGATACGGACTGGAAACTGGACAGCACGCTGCTTCCATATGCGGGGGAAGTGTAGGAATCCTTCACGGTATGAAGAGTTACTTCCTTCAGGACGAGGAAGGACAAATTCAGCCAACTCACTCCATTTCAGCTGGACTAGACTACCCAGGAGTTGGACCCGAACACGCTCTCTTTCACGAGATAAAACGGGCAAAGTACACCACAGCAACCGATGAGGAGGCGCTTGAAGGTTTCAAACTCCTCGCACGTACGGAAGGTATAATCCCTGCCCTCGAAAGTGCCCACGCGGTAATAAAGGCGGTTGAAGTGGCAAGAGAATTGGGAAAGGACGGGATAGTTGTTATTAACCTCTCAGGAAGGGGAGACAAGGATATGGCACACGTTATGAAACACCTTTCACTCGAAGGCTAA
- the thiO gene encoding glycine oxidase ThiO, with amino-acid sequence MEILVIGGGVIGLSIGVELLLAGHDVRLLVRDKREGASWVAGGMLAPFSEGLRGDFLRFSVESLRLWHDYLERLKEISGRKVFFSQGILRVAFDEKEEKKLREDVKFYSQEVCQNLISYDAEELLKEFPYLSSEVRYGVIYGDEGNVDTEELMEALYVAFEKLGGEIINEDAVKILRNGERIEKVFGFFEEFTADYYVFATGAWLKEHFGFPVFPVKGQILRVEAPLKDYVVYSSRAYIIPREKDLLIGATTENAGFDTKTTLEGVKKLSEGAISSVPQLKEAQLLEVRVGFRPGTPDELPVFYFGENFSVYGGHYRNGILLAPATAEVALKLIDQGEVSEYFKTFSPYRFKE; translated from the coding sequence ATGGAAATCCTTGTAATAGGCGGTGGGGTAATAGGACTATCCATCGGGGTAGAACTGCTCCTTGCGGGACACGATGTAAGACTCCTCGTCAGAGATAAAAGGGAAGGTGCTTCCTGGGTGGCGGGCGGTATGCTCGCCCCCTTTTCGGAAGGTCTGAGGGGAGATTTTTTAAGGTTTTCCGTGGAAAGTCTAAGGCTCTGGCACGACTACCTTGAAAGACTGAAGGAAATTTCGGGGAGAAAAGTTTTCTTCTCTCAGGGAATACTCAGAGTAGCCTTTGACGAGAAAGAAGAAAAGAAATTGAGAGAGGACGTTAAGTTTTACTCTCAGGAAGTGTGTCAGAACCTTATCTCTTACGACGCTGAAGAACTCCTAAAAGAGTTTCCCTACCTTTCGAGTGAAGTCAGGTACGGAGTTATATACGGAGATGAGGGAAATGTAGACACGGAAGAGCTTATGGAAGCCCTTTACGTTGCCTTTGAAAAACTCGGTGGAGAAATAATAAACGAGGACGCGGTAAAGATTCTGAGGAACGGAGAGAGAATAGAAAAAGTCTTCGGCTTTTTTGAGGAGTTTACTGCGGATTACTACGTGTTTGCAACGGGTGCTTGGCTAAAAGAACACTTCGGCTTTCCCGTATTCCCGGTAAAGGGGCAGATACTCAGGGTTGAAGCACCCCTCAAAGACTACGTTGTTTACTCCTCAAGGGCATACATAATCCCGAGGGAAAAGGACCTTTTAATAGGCGCGACAACCGAAAACGCTGGCTTTGACACGAAAACAACTTTAGAAGGTGTTAAAAAACTTTCCGAAGGGGCGATATCGAGCGTCCCTCAGCTCAAGGAAGCTCAACTTCTTGAGGTAAGAGTCGGCTTTAGACCCGGAACGCCCGATGAACTTCCCGTTTTTTACTTTGGAGAAAACTTTTCAGTTTACGGAGGGCATTACAGGAACGGCATACTCCTCGCTCCCGCAACCGCTGAGGTAGCCCTGAAGTTAATAGACCAGGGGGAGGTTTCGGAATACTTCAAGACTTTCTCCCCTTACAGGTTCAAGGAGTAA
- a CDS encoding hydantoinase/oxoprolinase family protein encodes MRVYVGVDTGGTFTDFVYWDGKEWRVLKIPSTPSNPAEAVLKGLEKLRRGKALDVVHGSTVATNALLERKGAKTALITNKGFEDVIEIGRQNRERLYDLYYRKPKPLVPRELRFGLNCRINAKGEVLKPINREELKEILKALKEKGVESVAVCMLHSYANPEHEKEVEEELKKNLSVFVSLSSEILPEFREYERCSTTVINAYVSPKMSKYLYYLKDRLREGDLFRVMQSNGGLISPETASKEAVRTILSGPAGGVIGALHLGKLAGFEKLITFDMGGTSTDVSLIYGTPNITTESKIDGLPVKVPMIDINTVGAGGGSIAYVDEGGALRVGPQSAGAQPGPICYGRGGKEITVTDANLFLGRLVPEHFLGGEMKLYPELLEEPFKEMAKKIGLAPTELAEGIIKVANSSMERAIRKVSVERGYNPEEFALFSFGGAGGLHAVLLAKSLNIPKVIIPRNPGLLSAVGMLFADIVKDKVTTVMLKEEEAKPETLEKLFLLMEEKVLSEMEGEGFPPEKVFVERFLDVRYKGQSYEITIPFGENFKETFEKEHERLYGYAHRGRKIEIVNLRIKATGIKEKPPLKEFKERGDKYPKDAILGEREVVFEGRLETFKVLDREKLVYGNVIDFPAIVVEYSSTTLIPPYATAEVDRYGNLIITLL; translated from the coding sequence ATGAGAGTTTACGTGGGCGTTGATACAGGCGGGACCTTTACAGACTTCGTTTACTGGGACGGAAAGGAGTGGCGTGTCCTCAAAATCCCATCTACTCCCTCCAATCCCGCGGAAGCTGTCCTGAAAGGTCTCGAAAAGTTGAGAAGGGGGAAAGCCCTTGACGTGGTTCACGGCTCCACCGTAGCTACAAACGCACTCCTTGAGAGAAAGGGGGCAAAAACTGCTTTAATTACGAATAAGGGTTTTGAAGACGTAATAGAGATAGGGAGACAAAATAGGGAAAGACTTTATGACCTTTACTACAGAAAGCCCAAGCCACTTGTGCCGAGAGAACTCAGGTTCGGGCTAAATTGCAGGATAAACGCAAAAGGAGAGGTTTTAAAACCAATAAACAGAGAAGAACTGAAGGAAATACTAAAAGCCTTGAAAGAAAAAGGAGTTGAGTCGGTAGCTGTATGTATGCTCCACTCTTACGCAAATCCCGAACATGAGAAAGAAGTGGAAGAAGAACTTAAGAAGAATTTGAGTGTTTTTGTTTCCCTCTCCTCCGAAATCCTTCCAGAGTTTAGAGAATACGAGAGGTGTTCCACTACCGTTATAAACGCCTACGTCTCACCAAAGATGTCAAAATACCTTTATTACTTAAAAGATAGATTAAGGGAGGGAGACCTTTTCAGGGTGATGCAGTCAAACGGGGGACTGATTTCTCCGGAAACCGCTTCAAAGGAGGCAGTTAGAACTATACTCTCTGGACCCGCGGGAGGAGTGATAGGTGCTCTTCACCTTGGAAAGCTCGCGGGCTTTGAAAAGTTAATTACCTTTGACATGGGCGGGACCTCCACGGATGTGTCCCTGATATACGGAACTCCGAATATAACTACGGAGTCAAAGATAGATGGTCTGCCCGTAAAGGTTCCCATGATAGACATAAATACGGTGGGAGCGGGAGGAGGTTCCATAGCCTACGTGGATGAAGGAGGAGCTCTCAGAGTAGGCCCTCAGAGTGCGGGAGCGCAGCCCGGACCCATATGCTACGGAAGGGGAGGAAAAGAGATAACTGTAACGGATGCAAACCTCTTTCTAGGAAGACTCGTTCCGGAGCACTTCTTGGGCGGTGAGATGAAACTATATCCCGAACTGCTTGAAGAACCCTTCAAGGAAATGGCAAAGAAAATAGGACTCGCACCCACGGAGCTCGCGGAAGGGATAATAAAGGTAGCTAACTCCAGCATGGAAAGGGCTATAAGGAAGGTTTCGGTAGAGAGAGGCTACAACCCTGAAGAGTTTGCCCTCTTTTCTTTTGGAGGAGCTGGTGGCCTGCACGCTGTGCTTCTTGCAAAGAGTTTAAATATTCCGAAAGTCATAATTCCCAGAAATCCCGGGCTTCTTTCCGCGGTAGGTATGCTCTTTGCGGATATAGTAAAGGACAAAGTAACCACCGTTATGCTGAAAGAAGAGGAGGCAAAGCCCGAAACCCTAGAAAAGTTGTTCTTACTTATGGAGGAGAAAGTACTCTCCGAAATGGAGGGAGAAGGCTTTCCGCCCGAGAAGGTATTCGTAGAGAGGTTTTTAGACGTAAGATACAAGGGGCAATCTTACGAGATAACTATACCTTTTGGTGAAAACTTCAAAGAGACTTTTGAAAAAGAGCACGAAAGGCTTTACGGATATGCCCACAGGGGAAGGAAGATAGAAATTGTAAATCTCAGGATAAAGGCAACGGGGATAAAGGAAAAACCTCCCTTGAAAGAGTTTAAGGAAAGGGGAGATAAGTATCCCAAGGATGCAATCCTCGGAGAGCGGGAAGTGGTATTTGAAGGAAGGCTTGAGACTTTTAAAGTTCTCGACAGAGAAAAACTCGTTTACGGGAACGTTATAGACTTTCCCGCCATAGTGGTTGAGTACTCTTCAACCACGCTCATACCGCCCTACGCAACCGCGGAAGTGGACAGGTATGGGAACTTGATTATTACTCTCCTTTGA
- a CDS encoding thermonuclease family protein — MKKFLIPFLTFLGFTFSSELIPCKVVRVVDGDTFRCVPEGKSRFIKVRLMGIDTLETNNMKKGMGQAKWFYGGIRTVKEFGKKAKEFSKRLIDKKVVYLELPVRKMDNNGRYLAYVWLDEYRNKMLNLLLVKEGLAFVFIIPPQVKYLKELGEAQEEAYKDRRGFWKYFKGE; from the coding sequence ATGAAGAAATTTTTAATTCCGTTTTTGACTTTTTTGGGTTTTACTTTCAGCTCCGAACTTATCCCTTGCAAAGTCGTAAGGGTAGTTGACGGTGATACCTTCAGGTGCGTTCCCGAAGGGAAAAGCAGGTTCATAAAAGTAAGACTCATGGGAATAGACACCCTTGAAACGAACAACATGAAGAAGGGAATGGGACAGGCAAAGTGGTTTTACGGAGGGATAAGAACCGTTAAGGAATTTGGAAAGAAGGCAAAGGAATTCTCAAAGAGATTGATTGATAAGAAAGTAGTTTACTTGGAACTGCCCGTCAGGAAGATGGACAACAACGGCAGGTATCTCGCCTACGTATGGCTCGATGAGTATCGTAACAAAATGTTAAACCTTCTCCTCGTAAAGGAAGGACTCGCATTCGTTTTCATAATCCCTCCTCAGGTGAAGTACTTAAAAGAATTGGGAGAAGCTCAGGAGGAGGCCTACAAGGATAGAAGGGGTTTCTGGAAGTACTTCAAAGGAGAGTAA
- the frr gene encoding ribosome recycling factor, with translation MIKELEDIFKEAEKDMKKAVEYYKNEIAGLRTSRASTALVEEIKVEYYGSKVPIKQLGTISVPEHNQIVIQVWDQNAVPAIEKAIREELNLNPTVQGNVIRVTLPPLTEERRRELVRLLHKITEEARVRVRNVRREAKEMIEELEGISEDEKKRALERLQKLTDKYIDEINKLMEAKEKEIMSV, from the coding sequence ATGATAAAGGAACTGGAAGACATATTCAAGGAAGCGGAAAAAGATATGAAAAAGGCTGTTGAGTACTACAAGAACGAAATCGCAGGGCTCAGAACCAGCAGGGCTTCCACTGCTCTGGTTGAAGAGATTAAAGTTGAGTACTACGGCTCAAAAGTTCCCATTAAACAGCTCGGTACTATTTCCGTTCCAGAACACAACCAGATAGTAATTCAAGTTTGGGATCAGAACGCGGTTCCCGCAATAGAAAAAGCCATAAGGGAAGAACTGAACCTGAACCCAACGGTTCAGGGAAACGTGATAAGGGTTACACTCCCACCACTTACGGAAGAAAGAAGAAGGGAACTCGTTAGACTCCTGCACAAGATAACAGAAGAGGCGAGGGTAAGGGTGAGAAACGTGAGAAGGGAAGCAAAGGAGATGATAGAAGAACTTGAAGGTATCTCGGAAGACGAGAAGAAGAGGGCACTCGAGAGACTTCAGAAATTGACTGACAAGTACATAGATGAGATAAACAAGCTTATGGAAGCTAAAGAGAAGGAGATAATGAGCGTATGA
- the pyrH gene encoding UMP kinase has protein sequence MEEKPKYKRILLKLSGEAFAGEQGYGIDPAFLEYISHEIKNVYDLGVQVAIVIGGGNIFRGFQGKEIGVDRATADYMGMLATVINALALQSALENHVNIPTRVLSAIEMRQVAEPYIRRRAIRHLEKGRIVIFAGGTGNPFFSTDTAAALRAAEIGAEVLIKATKVGGIYDKDPEKYPDAVLIKEISYLEVINMGLKVMDHTALTLCKENEIPIIVLNVKEKGNLRRAVLGEEVGSVVRG, from the coding sequence ATGGAGGAAAAACCTAAATATAAAAGAATTCTCTTAAAACTTTCGGGAGAGGCCTTTGCGGGAGAGCAGGGCTACGGTATTGACCCTGCTTTCCTCGAATACATCTCCCACGAAATAAAAAACGTGTATGACCTCGGCGTTCAGGTGGCCATAGTCATAGGGGGAGGAAACATATTCAGGGGCTTTCAGGGAAAAGAGATAGGCGTTGACAGGGCTACCGCGGATTACATGGGAATGCTCGCAACGGTCATAAACGCCCTCGCACTCCAGTCCGCCCTTGAGAACCACGTGAATATACCCACGAGAGTCCTGAGTGCCATAGAGATGAGACAGGTAGCAGAACCCTACATAAGGAGAAGGGCAATAAGACACCTGGAAAAGGGGAGGATCGTTATATTCGCGGGAGGAACGGGCAATCCCTTCTTTTCAACCGATACGGCGGCAGCCCTGAGGGCGGCGGAAATAGGTGCGGAAGTCCTCATAAAGGCTACTAAAGTGGGAGGTATATACGACAAAGATCCCGAAAAGTATCCCGATGCGGTTCTTATAAAGGAAATCTCTTACTTGGAAGTCATTAACATGGGACTAAAAGTCATGGATCACACCGCCCTCACCCTATGTAAAGAGAACGAAATCCCAATTATCGTATTGAACGTTAAGGAAAAAGGTAATTTAAGAAGGGCGGTTCTCGGAGAAGAAGTAGGTTCAGTAGTAAGGGGGTAG
- the tsf gene encoding translation elongation factor Ts translates to MRMAVSMEDVKKLREMTGAGMLDCKKALEEAGGDIEKAKEILRVKGLAKAEKKAGRETKEGLIYVIVSEDRKKGAMIELNCETDFVARNEEFRKLAERITRHILEKDENKNKSGEGSEILSQELYDEPGKTVETLIKEAIAKIGENIRLSRYCRYDTEDYLHSYVHGGGRIGVLLDFKAPELNDQVLRLVQDVAMQIAAMRPEYVRIEDIPQEVLERERRILREQALQEGKPEHIVDKIVEGKLKKFYQEKVLLEQPFIKEEKKQVKDVIKESGLNVEIKRFCRFELGGL, encoded by the coding sequence ATGAGAATGGCTGTAAGCATGGAAGATGTAAAAAAACTCAGGGAAATGACCGGCGCGGGAATGCTCGACTGCAAAAAAGCCCTTGAAGAGGCGGGCGGTGACATAGAAAAAGCTAAGGAAATTTTAAGGGTTAAAGGACTCGCTAAGGCTGAAAAGAAGGCCGGAAGGGAAACAAAGGAAGGACTTATCTACGTAATCGTATCCGAGGACAGAAAGAAGGGAGCTATGATAGAGCTCAACTGTGAAACGGACTTCGTCGCAAGGAACGAAGAGTTCAGAAAGCTCGCGGAAAGGATAACGAGACACATACTTGAGAAGGATGAGAATAAGAATAAAAGCGGTGAAGGTAGCGAAATCCTATCCCAGGAGCTGTACGACGAACCCGGAAAGACAGTAGAAACCCTCATAAAGGAAGCTATAGCGAAGATAGGGGAGAATATCAGGCTTTCAAGGTACTGCAGGTACGACACGGAAGATTATCTACACTCCTACGTTCACGGCGGAGGAAGGATAGGTGTACTTCTGGACTTCAAAGCTCCAGAACTCAACGATCAGGTCCTGAGACTCGTTCAGGACGTTGCTATGCAAATCGCTGCGATGAGACCCGAATACGTGAGGATTGAAGACATACCCCAAGAAGTCTTAGAAAGGGAAAGGAGAATTTTAAGGGAGCAGGCACTTCAAGAAGGAAAACCCGAACACATCGTTGACAAGATAGTTGAAGGGAAACTCAAGAAGTTCTATCAGGAAAAGGTTTTACTCGAGCAGCCCTTCATAAAGGAAGAAAAGAAACAGGTAAAAGACGTGATAAAGGAAAGCGGACTCAACGTTGAGATAAAGAGGTTCTGCAGGTTTGAACTCGGTGGACTCTAA